One genomic segment of Bos javanicus breed banteng chromosome 23, ARS-OSU_banteng_1.0, whole genome shotgun sequence includes these proteins:
- the LOC133236172 gene encoding small ribosomal subunit protein eS4, X isoform-like, with the protein MARGPKKHLKRVAAPKHWMLDKLTGVFAPRPSTGPHKLRECLPLIIFLRNRLKYALTGDEVKKICMQRFIKIDGKVRTDVTYPAGFMDVISIDKIGENFRLIYDTKGRFAVHRITPEEAKYKLCKVRKIFVGTKGIPHLVTHDARTIRYPDPLIKVNDTIQIDLETGKITDFIKFDTGNLCMVTGGANLGRIGVITNRERHPGSFDVVHVKDANGNSFATRLSNIFVIGKGNKPWISLPRGKGIRLTIAEERDKRLAAKQSSG; encoded by the coding sequence ATGGCTCGGGGTCCCAAGAAGCACCTGAAGCGTGTAGCAGCTCCAAAGCACTGGATGCTGGATAAGCTGACCGGCGTGTTTGCCCCTCGTCCATCTACTGGTCCCCACAAGCTGAGGGAATGTCTCCCTCTAATCATTTTCCTAAGAAACCGACTTAAGTATGCCCTAACAGGAGATGAAGTGAAGAAGATTTGCATGCAGCGTTTCATTAAGATCGACGGCAAAGTCCGCACCGATGTAACCTACCCTGCTGGTTTTATGGATGTCATCAGCATTGATAAGATTGGAGAGAATTTTCGTTTGATCTATGACACCAAGGGTCGCTTTGCTGTTCATCGTATTACACCTGAGGAGGCCAAGTATAAGTTGTGCAAAGTGAGAAAGATCTTCGTGGGAACAAAAGGAATCCCTCATCTGGTAACCCATGATGCTCGCACCATCCGTTACCCTGATCCCCTCATCAAGGTGAATGACACCATTCAGATTGATCTGGAGACCGGCAAGATTACTGATTTCATCAAGTTCGACACTGGTAACCTGTGCATGGTGACTGGTGGTGCTAACCTGGGAAGAATTGGCGTGATTACCAACCGGGAGAGACATCCAGGTTCTTTTGATGTAGTTCATGTGAAAGATGCCAATGGCAACAGCTTTGCCACCCGGCTTTCCAACATTTTTGTTATTGGCAAAGGCAACAAGCCATGGATCTCTCTTCCCCGTGGAAAGGGTATTCGCCTTACCATTGCTGAGGAGAGAGACAAGAGGCTGGCAGCCAAACAGAGCAGTGGATAA